GTACCCTTGTTCGAGTAGTTGCCGACCAGCGTCCAGCCGCTCAGGGTCGCGTAGGTCAGGTCGGTGAGCGTCGGCGTGCCGCCCCCGATATAGGCGAGCACGAAGAAGTCGCTGTCGTTGGTCGTCCAGCCGAACGTGATGCTGTTCAGGGTGACGGCGGTGCCGAACGACAGCAGCACCGAGTCGGCGCGCTCGTTGTTGTCGATGGAATGCTCGGGGCTCTGGCTTTCCTGCCAGTCGTAACCGGAACTGCTGGACGTGCTGCCGCCGGCGTCCCGGTTGTAGACGCCGAGCCCTTCCCAGGTTCTGTCGTATGCGAGCCTCGCGGTCTGGAGCCGGTTGGCATTGCTGTTGTCCACGCTCGTCGTCGAGGCGCCGTTGTTGCCCGTATTGGAATACGCGCTCACGCCCACCGTCACGCCCGAGTTGGTGTAGTTGCGGGAGTTGCCGTAGCCGGACGCATCGCCGGACGTCGTCGACGTCGTTGCATTGGTCTGCAGATTGAAGGACCAGTCCGTCGCCGCCTGCGCCACAACCGGTGCCAGGGCCAGTACGGCGGCTGCAGTGAGCGTCAGAGGAATGCGGTAGAACATGGTAAATCTCCGGTTGTACGCTATTGCGCTAGACATGCAAGAATCGATCCAACTTCACAAGCAACTGAAAATAAAT
This DNA window, taken from Thauera sp. K11, encodes the following:
- the xdp1 gene encoding exosortase-dependent surface protein XDP1, translated to MSSAIAYNRRFTMFYRIPLTLTAAAVLALAPVVAQAATDWSFNLQTNATTSTTSGDASGYGNSRNYTNSGVTVGVSAYSNTGNNGASTTSVDNSNANRLQTARLAYDRTWEGLGVYNRDAGGSTSSSSGYDWQESQSPEHSIDNNERADSVLLSFGTAVTLNSITFGWTTNDSDFFVLAYIGGGTPTLTDLTYATLSGWTLVGNYSNKGTTSVDLSAQSAGITSSYWLIGAGGFTVGTGVNSGDTSGSSYLPLDSTSSKKKFDYLKLTSIGGVTGGGGTSGGGGSAPEPGSLALAGVAFLGMVGLRRRRRAAA